CCTTTTACCACGATTCTGCCGCTGCAATAATCGAAAATGGCGAAATCATAGCTGCGGCACAGGAAGAAAGATTTACTCGAAAGAAACAGGATTCTTCGTTTCCTACAAATGCTGTAAAGTTTTGTCTCGAATACAGCGGTTTGAAGCTAGCTGATTTGGACGCAATCGTATTTTATGACAAGCCACTTCTGAAAATGGAGCGATTGCTAGAGACCTATTATGCTTTTTCTCCAAGGGGTTTAAGGTCTTTTTTAACAGCTATCCCGGTTTGGCTCAAAGAGAAAATGTTTCTTAAGCGTATGCTTTATGAGGAGCTTTTCGCAATTGAAGATTTTGATAAAAAGAAAGTAAAACTTCTGTTTCCTGAGCACCATTTGTCTCATGCTGCAAGTGCATTTTATCCTTCACCTTTCGACGATGCGGCTATTCTTACCGTAGATGGCGTAGGAGAATGGGCAACTGCTTCTATTGGTCATGGAAAAGGAAAAGAAATTACGATACTTAAAGAACTTCAGTTTCCTCATTCTCTTGGGTTACTATATTCTGCTTTTACCTACTTTTTGGGCTTCAAAGTAAACTCTGGTGAGTATAAGCTAATGGGGTTGGCACCCTATGGAGCACATGGTTCTGAGCAGGTGGAGCGTTTCAAGAAAATTATTAGAGACGTTCTAGTAGAGATTAAAGATGATGGGAGTATCTGGCTTAACCAGGATTACTTTAATTATGCCACTGGCCTGAGAATGGTTTACGATGATAAGTGGAATGACTTATTTGGCTTTCCTGTCCGTAGTTCTGAATCGGAGCTAGAGCAGCATCACTGTGATTTAGGATTAGCTATTCAAGAGATCACGGAAGAAGTTGTGATTTTGATGGCAAAAGAAGCCAAAAAGCTTACTAATTCTGACTATTTGGTACTTGCTGGAGGTGTTGCATTGAATTGTGTAGCCAATGGGAAACTACAAAATAGTGGAGTTTTCAAAGAGATATATATTCAGCCGGCAGCTGGTGATGCTGGTGGAGCATTAGGTGCGGCTTTGGCTGCTCACTACATTGTTTTTGACCAAGAAAGAAAGGTTGATAGTCTTAAAATGGATGCAATGTTGGGTTCTTATTTAGGGCCTGAGTATTCCGACTTGGAAGTCAAATTAATGTCGAAGAAGTTTAAGGCTGTTTATTCCGAATTTGAAAAATTTGAAGATTTAGCAGCTCATACCGCTGGATTATTGGCAGATGCCAATGTGGTAGGTTGGTTTCAGGGAAGGATGGAGTTTGGTCCGCGTGCTTTGGGAGCAAGGAGTATCTTGGGTGACC
This portion of the Spirosomataceae bacterium TFI 002 genome encodes:
- a CDS encoding carbamoyltransferase, which codes for MKILGISAFYHDSAAAIIENGEIIAAAQEERFTRKKQDSSFPTNAVKFCLEYSGLKLADLDAIVFYDKPLLKMERLLETYYAFSPRGLRSFLTAIPVWLKEKMFLKRMLYEELFAIEDFDKKKVKLLFPEHHLSHAASAFYPSPFDDAAILTVDGVGEWATASIGHGKGKEITILKELQFPHSLGLLYSAFTYFLGFKVNSGEYKLMGLAPYGAHGSEQVERFKKIIRDVLVEIKDDGSIWLNQDYFNYATGLRMVYDDKWNDLFGFPVRSSESELEQHHCDLGLAIQEITEEVVILMAKEAKKLTNSDYLVLAGGVALNCVANGKLQNSGVFKEIYIQPAAGDAGGALGAALAAHYIVFDQERKVDSLKMDAMLGSYLGPEYSDLEVKLMSKKFKAVYSEFEKFEDLAAHTAGLLADANVVGWFQGRMEFGPRALGARSILGDPRNPDMQKTLNLKIKYREGFRPFAPSVLAEDVEEYFECDTPSPYMLLVHGVQEKRRNAVPDDYESLSIKDKLYFLRSDLPSITHIDYSARIQTVHAETNPRYYELISQFKKKTGVGVVINTSFNVRGEPIVCTPEDAYRCLMRTEMDFLVIGNFLFSKKDQPNWEEKDNWQEEFVLD